Proteins from a single region of Roseofilum capinflatum BLCC-M114:
- a CDS encoding type II toxin-antitoxin system RelE/ParE family toxin, whose protein sequence is MANYQFSEDAIGDINKICDYIAQNNHSSASNLFDAIRQKCKLVANFPNMGKRYDKIRPNLRGFLVADYIVFYYPHDEGIVIVRIVSGYRDLDALFGENGDS, encoded by the coding sequence ATGGCCAATTATCAATTTTCCGAAGATGCGATCGGAGACATTAATAAAATTTGCGATTATATTGCCCAGAATAATCATTCCTCTGCCAGTAATCTCTTTGATGCGATTCGGCAAAAATGCAAGTTAGTTGCTAATTTCCCCAATATGGGTAAGCGGTATGACAAGATTAGGCCGAATTTAAGAGGATTTTTGGTAGCAGACTACATTGTATTTTACTACCCTCATGATGAAGGGATTGTGATTGTTCGTATTGTCAGTGGATATCGCGATTTAGATGCCTTATTTGGTGAGAATGGAGATAGTTAG
- a CDS encoding Uma2 family endonuclease, with the protein MLSPSDSWTGGQRKMEEYQANGCRLGWLLDPKGKRVGIYRPHQPVQILHQPLTLVPCLYVVPSSYLLRGFNKLIYGVNQFQFFSPSG; encoded by the coding sequence CTGCTTTCCCCCTCCGACTCTTGGACAGGAGGACAACGAAAAATGGAAGAATATCAAGCCAATGGTTGTCGTTTAGGCTGGTTATTAGACCCCAAAGGGAAGCGAGTGGGAATCTATCGACCCCATCAACCCGTGCAAATTCTGCATCAACCGTTAACCCTTGTTCCGTGTTTATATGTTGTTCCGAGTTCTTATTTATTACGAGGATTTAATAAATTGATTTACGGTGTTAATCAATTTCAATTCTTTTCTCCTTCCGGATAA
- the arsC gene encoding arsenate reductase, glutathione/glutaredoxin type, producing MKKVMFVCKRNSCRSQMAEGFARTLGKDKIEVTSCGLEASRVHPTAIEVMKEIGIDITGQTSDPISDFKSEDYDAVISLCGCGVNLPQDWVLREIFEDWQLDDPDGQPLETFRRVRGEIKEQVEGLIGKL from the coding sequence ATGAAAAAAGTTATGTTTGTCTGTAAACGCAACTCCTGCCGTTCCCAAATGGCAGAAGGCTTTGCTCGCACCCTAGGTAAAGATAAAATTGAAGTGACCAGTTGCGGTTTAGAAGCCTCTAGAGTCCATCCGACGGCGATCGAAGTAATGAAAGAAATTGGCATTGATATTACTGGTCAAACCTCCGATCCCATTAGTGACTTTAAATCTGAAGACTATGATGCCGTAATTTCTCTCTGTGGCTGTGGAGTGAATCTCCCCCAAGATTGGGTTTTACGAGAAATCTTTGAAGATTGGCAACTCGACGATCCCGACGGTCAACCCCTAGAAACCTTTCGCCGAGTGCGGGGGGAAATTAAAGAACAGGTAGAAGGGTTAATTGGCAAATTATAG
- the arsB gene encoding ACR3 family arsenite efflux transporter encodes MTNKVNPKAVKAGGTLSIFEAYLTLWVAVCIILGIILGRTFPRVAETLDSMSVYNVSIPIAICLFFMMYPIMVKIDFSQAVKASKNPKPVLLTLVINWLVKPFTMVVFAQFFLGWFFSPLLNSTEIIRGSEVTLSNSYIAGCILLGIAPCTAMVLMWGYLSYSNQGHTLVMVAVNSLAMLFLYAPLGKWLLSVNNLVVPWQTIVFSVLIYVGLPLAAGIYSRYWIFKYKGKDWFERRFLHYLSPIATTALLLTLVLLFAFKGELIVNNPLHILLIAVPLFIQTHFIFLITYVLAFKLNLTYEDAAPAALIGASNHFEVAIATSVMLFGLNSGASLATVVGVLIEVPVMLLLVEICKKTAFWFPRNPEKATLLDPRCIDSLR; translated from the coding sequence ATGACGAATAAAGTTAACCCCAAGGCAGTCAAAGCGGGAGGAACACTCAGTATCTTTGAAGCTTACCTTACCCTTTGGGTGGCTGTCTGTATTATTCTCGGTATTATATTAGGGCGTACCTTTCCTAGAGTAGCAGAAACCTTAGACTCAATGAGTGTCTATAATGTTTCCATTCCCATTGCGATATGCCTATTTTTCATGATGTATCCGATCATGGTAAAAATAGATTTCTCCCAAGCAGTGAAAGCCTCAAAAAATCCTAAACCTGTACTTTTGACATTAGTCATTAATTGGTTAGTTAAACCCTTTACAATGGTCGTTTTTGCCCAGTTCTTTTTAGGCTGGTTTTTTTCACCCCTATTAAACTCAACGGAGATCATTCGAGGTTCAGAAGTCACCCTATCTAATTCCTATATTGCCGGGTGCATCTTATTAGGAATTGCACCTTGTACAGCAATGGTACTCATGTGGGGATATCTTTCCTATAGCAATCAAGGGCATACTCTAGTCATGGTTGCTGTCAACTCATTAGCCATGCTCTTCCTCTATGCTCCCCTGGGGAAATGGCTGCTTTCAGTCAATAATTTAGTGGTTCCTTGGCAAACCATCGTCTTCTCAGTTTTAATCTATGTAGGTTTGCCTTTAGCGGCTGGAATTTATAGTCGTTATTGGATATTTAAGTACAAAGGAAAAGACTGGTTTGAGCGTCGTTTTTTACACTACCTGAGTCCCATTGCCACAACAGCTCTGTTATTAACTTTAGTTTTACTTTTTGCTTTTAAAGGAGAACTGATTGTCAATAACCCCCTGCATATTTTATTAATTGCAGTTCCCTTGTTTATTCAAACCCACTTTATCTTTTTAATCACTTATGTTCTGGCATTCAAACTCAATCTGACCTACGAAGATGCAGCCCCTGCTGCTTTAATTGGTGCAAGCAATCACTTTGAGGTCGCGATTGCCACATCCGTGATGCTGTTTGGTCTTAATTCTGGCGCTTCTTTAGCCACCGTTGTGGGAGTCTTAATCGAAGTCCCAGTGATGTTGCTATTAGTAGAAATTTGTAAAAAAACAGCTTTTTGGTTTCCTCGAAATCCAGAAAAAGCAACTTTACTCGATCCGCGCTGTATTGATTCTTTGAGATAG
- a CDS encoding PstS family phosphate ABC transporter substrate-binding protein codes for MRFFLKTVKPFIGFFILALVSTSLLNGCQSSTPQSYQPINIDGSSTVYPITKMAADRFNQGQSVPVEVTVGFSGTGGGFDKFCAGETDINNASRPISLSEMEACKQGKVAYIELPIAFDAITVVVNPQNTWIEDITINELRKIWQPEAQQTITRWNQIRSSWPNAPLKLYGPGTDSGTYDYFTEAVVGTAGSSRSDYIASEDDILLEQQISSDVNSLGYFGLAYYEQNKDELKALGVDSGKGPVFPSRETVENSEYQPLARPLFIYINLAAAQENAAMREFVYYYLEQASGIAAEVGYVPLPDEVYHINEVTYNEGEVGTVFEGQSQFGLSIAELMRKQAQY; via the coding sequence ATGCGATTCTTTCTGAAAACGGTTAAACCCTTTATAGGGTTCTTCATTTTAGCTCTAGTGTCTACTTCCTTACTCAATGGGTGTCAATCTTCTACGCCTCAATCCTATCAACCGATTAATATTGATGGTTCAAGTACCGTTTATCCCATTACCAAAATGGCTGCCGACCGCTTTAACCAAGGTCAAAGTGTTCCGGTAGAAGTAACGGTAGGCTTTTCGGGGACTGGGGGAGGATTTGATAAATTTTGTGCGGGAGAAACAGATATTAATAACGCCTCTAGACCGATTAGCCTATCAGAAATGGAAGCCTGTAAACAGGGAAAAGTGGCTTATATTGAACTTCCTATTGCCTTTGATGCGATTACTGTAGTCGTAAATCCTCAAAATACTTGGATTGAGGACATTACAATCAATGAATTGCGAAAAATTTGGCAACCCGAAGCGCAACAAACCATTACCCGATGGAATCAAATTCGATCCTCTTGGCCCAATGCTCCTTTAAAATTATATGGCCCGGGTACGGATTCAGGAACTTATGATTATTTTACTGAAGCAGTTGTGGGAACGGCGGGATCGAGTCGTAGTGATTATATTGCCAGTGAAGATGATATATTACTTGAGCAACAAATCAGCTCAGATGTCAATAGCTTAGGTTATTTTGGATTAGCGTATTACGAACAAAATAAAGATGAGCTAAAAGCCCTAGGTGTCGATAGTGGTAAGGGCCCTGTTTTTCCTTCTAGAGAAACGGTAGAAAACAGTGAATATCAGCCTCTTGCTCGTCCCTTATTTATCTATATTAATCTAGCGGCAGCTCAAGAAAACGCAGCGATGAGGGAATTCGTGTATTACTATTTAGAACAAGCATCGGGAATTGCAGCAGAAGTCGGTTATGTGCCGCTACCAGATGAGGTTTATCATATTAACGAAGTCACGTATAATGAAGGGGAAGTCGGCACGGTTTTTGAAGGACAATCTCAATTTGGACTTTCGATCGCCGAGCTAATGCGTAAGCAAGCCCAGTATTAA
- a CDS encoding M48 family metallopeptidase, which produces MNFFEHQEQARRKTVYLIFLFAIAILGMILALYSVVAIITYMELQTRRSLISPELLILITFAVLLVVGFGSGHKILQLRAGGKIVAFSLGGRLVQPDTPDLSEQRLLNVVEEMAIASGTSIPPVYLLDHEPSINAFAAGFTINDAVIGVTQGCLKELSRDQLQGVIAHEFSHIINGDMRLNLYLMGIIQGILLIHILGRTMLEVINNGPRVNRKKQGLLIIAGLALLGIGYIGFLCGRMIKSAISRQREFLADASAVQFTRNPLGLSGALRKIGELKDGSKIKTPTAEEASHLFFGEAIRHFNQRFFATHPPLTERIERLENLPSGALSEDIAPPEKPLSATLETPEISQLPQKTLRANPKSIVPEIGTTDRAHLNYAQSLLAQLPETIKTALKSEPGCQALIYGLLFNTQDKSIQERQISHLRATEPPELLDHLWQIFPYFEDLNPRYRLPLIDLTIPLLRTLSLDSYQHLSQQVQTLIDADGKLSLSEYTLQVVLLHRLAPYFHPTRNPKTVSTTVHEIWNDCLIILSALAEVGHPNEQQAIQAFLSGLKQLPGTAKKTLPNQLIPTNIISIRRSLRRLMNTTPKLKQAIVEGCAHTVLFNHQVNIEEAELLRTIIILLDCPIPPFLETL; this is translated from the coding sequence ATGAACTTTTTTGAGCATCAAGAGCAAGCACGGCGGAAAACGGTTTATCTGATTTTCTTGTTTGCGATCGCCATTTTGGGGATGATCCTGGCTCTGTATTCTGTAGTCGCCATCATCACTTACATGGAGTTGCAAACGAGGCGATCGCTCATTTCACCGGAATTACTCATCCTCATTACCTTCGCTGTATTGCTGGTTGTCGGGTTTGGCAGCGGCCATAAAATCCTGCAATTGCGAGCGGGGGGCAAAATCGTAGCCTTTAGTCTGGGCGGGCGTTTGGTGCAACCCGACACCCCCGATCTCTCGGAGCAACGACTGCTGAATGTAGTCGAAGAAATGGCGATCGCCTCCGGAACCTCCATTCCCCCCGTCTACCTCCTCGATCATGAACCCAGCATCAACGCCTTTGCCGCCGGATTTACCATCAACGATGCCGTCATTGGCGTAACCCAAGGCTGCTTAAAAGAACTCTCCCGCGATCAGCTTCAAGGAGTCATTGCCCATGAATTTAGCCATATTATCAACGGCGATATGCGGCTAAACTTATATCTGATGGGAATTATCCAAGGTATTTTACTCATCCACATTTTAGGGCGCACAATGTTAGAAGTCATAAACAATGGCCCTAGGGTGAACCGAAAAAAACAAGGTCTTCTCATAATTGCCGGTTTAGCCCTTTTAGGCATTGGATATATCGGCTTCCTCTGCGGCAGAATGATTAAAAGCGCCATCTCTCGTCAGCGAGAATTTTTAGCCGATGCAAGTGCAGTTCAATTCACCCGCAATCCCCTCGGACTCTCCGGCGCTCTGCGTAAAATTGGCGAATTAAAAGACGGCTCAAAAATCAAAACCCCCACAGCCGAAGAAGCCAGCCATCTATTTTTTGGTGAAGCCATCCGCCACTTCAATCAACGCTTCTTTGCCACCCATCCCCCCCTCACCGAGCGGATTGAACGCTTAGAAAACTTGCCCTCTGGCGCATTATCAGAGGATATTGCCCCACCAGAAAAGCCACTCAGCGCCACTTTAGAAACCCCAGAAATCAGTCAATTACCACAGAAAACCCTTCGCGCCAATCCTAAATCAATTGTCCCTGAAATTGGCACAACTGACCGCGCCCATCTCAACTATGCCCAATCCTTACTCGCTCAACTTCCAGAAACCATTAAAACCGCCCTCAAATCTGAACCCGGTTGCCAAGCCCTCATTTATGGACTGTTATTCAACACACAGGATAAATCTATTCAGGAGCGCCAAATCAGCCACCTCAGAGCCACCGAACCCCCAGAACTCCTCGATCATCTCTGGCAGATTTTCCCCTATTTTGAAGACTTAAACCCTCGCTACCGTTTACCTTTGATTGACTTAACCATTCCCCTCCTCAGAACTTTATCCCTTGACTCTTATCAACATCTCAGTCAACAAGTGCAAACCCTCATTGATGCCGACGGAAAATTATCCTTATCAGAATACACTTTACAGGTCGTTTTACTCCATCGTCTCGCCCCCTATTTCCACCCCACTCGTAACCCCAAAACTGTATCGACAACCGTCCATGAAATTTGGAATGATTGTCTGATCATTTTATCGGCCTTAGCCGAAGTCGGACATCCGAATGAACAGCAAGCAATTCAGGCTTTTTTATCAGGATTAAAACAGCTACCTGGCACAGCTAAAAAAACGCTTCCTAACCAACTCATTCCCACCAATATTATCAGTATTCGTCGCAGTCTTAGACGACTGATGAATACAACCCCAAAATTAAAACAAGCCATTGTTGAAGGTTGTGCCCATACCGTATTATTTAATCATCAAGTGAATATCGAAGAGGCCGAACTCTTACGCACCATTATTATCCTCTTAGATTGTCCCATTCCTCCCTTTTTAGAAACCTTATAG
- a CDS encoding LemA family protein — MAQIVLTLGVLGALVALIASIVIDAYNSLVKLRNRYENAFAQIDVQLRRRHDLIPNLVEAVKGYMKHERETLEAVIQARNAAVAATSQAAQAPGDAAAMQTLGNAEAALTGSLGRLFALAEAYPDLKADQNMAQLMEELRSTENKIAFARQAFNDGVTLYNTKRQVFPSNIIAGLFNFRAAQLLQETDPDVKNAPTVSF; from the coding sequence ATGGCACAGATCGTCCTTACCCTAGGCGTTCTAGGGGCGTTGGTGGCATTGATCGCATCTATTGTCATTGACGCATATAATTCTTTGGTTAAGCTACGCAACCGCTATGAGAATGCGTTTGCTCAGATTGATGTGCAGTTGCGCCGCCGTCATGATTTGATTCCCAATTTGGTGGAAGCGGTGAAAGGATACATGAAGCATGAGCGGGAAACATTAGAGGCTGTCATTCAAGCCAGAAATGCGGCGGTAGCGGCGACTTCCCAAGCGGCTCAAGCGCCAGGCGATGCAGCCGCGATGCAGACGTTAGGCAATGCAGAGGCGGCGCTGACGGGTTCTCTGGGGCGGTTGTTTGCTTTAGCTGAGGCGTATCCAGATTTGAAGGCGGATCAAAATATGGCTCAGTTGATGGAAGAGTTGCGATCGACGGAAAATAAGATTGCCTTTGCGCGTCAGGCGTTTAATGATGGGGTGACGCTCTACAACACGAAGCGCCAAGTGTTTCCCAGTAATATTATTGCCGGTTTGTTTAATTTTCGGGCGGCGCAGTTATTGCAAGAAACCGATCCCGATGTGAAAAATGCGCCTACGGTTTCGTTTTAG
- a CDS encoding CHASE3 domain-containing protein: protein MNIKQVLVIGFGVILSAVGVSSIVSNYTTSFLEENQDWVLHTYDVQIKLKNIERNLVDAETGQRGFIYTGDETFLQPYNRATQILDREFEILEELIADNSQQVVNLQNIKQLSEQKLDELAETIQLKRDNKEQELLSLVRSKKGQVIMDEIRIDLEDMHRIENRLLEQRLQQLSVAYRLIDLVNWGTFVVVIVVGIMTIIWMNKIAVNPITKISSHIAASSTQIADSVEEQEEIAQQQASFINETMATANELGTSYTQSAEQADLSNASAQETLTIVATGNAAVEKIRLEVINVQKQVELMANKILELTEQIDQIGEVSDVVRSIANQTNMLALNASVEAVRAGEGGKGFSVIAVEIRKLADQSRDSTVDINNRVLEIQKAINGTTQISQKGQESVQTCFQITENTTQTFEDVKNSVTDVVHSNQQITLNLKQQLIGVEQLIESITRINAGANSNASALTQISDSIQQLNNVALELKRIA from the coding sequence ATGAATATTAAACAAGTTTTAGTCATTGGCTTTGGAGTCATTCTCAGTGCTGTTGGAGTCAGTAGCATTGTTTCCAACTATACAACATCCTTTTTAGAAGAGAATCAAGATTGGGTACTCCATACTTACGATGTTCAAATCAAATTAAAAAATATTGAACGAAATCTTGTCGATGCAGAAACGGGTCAAAGGGGATTTATTTACACTGGAGATGAAACCTTTTTACAACCCTACAACCGAGCAACTCAAATACTAGACCGAGAGTTTGAAATTTTAGAAGAGTTGATTGCTGATAACTCACAGCAAGTCGTTAATCTACAAAACATAAAACAATTATCCGAACAAAAACTTGATGAATTAGCAGAAACCATTCAACTCAAAAGGGACAACAAAGAACAAGAGTTGTTGAGTTTAGTCAGATCCAAAAAAGGTCAAGTTATTATGGATGAAATTCGCATCGATCTGGAGGATATGCATAGAATTGAGAATCGCCTACTTGAGCAAAGATTGCAACAGTTATCGGTCGCGTATCGACTCATTGATTTAGTCAATTGGGGAACATTTGTTGTGGTCATTGTTGTGGGAATCATGACCATTATTTGGATGAATAAAATTGCGGTCAATCCCATCACTAAAATTTCCAGCCATATTGCGGCTTCTTCCACTCAAATTGCTGATAGTGTCGAAGAACAGGAAGAAATTGCCCAACAACAGGCCAGTTTTATCAATGAAACAATGGCAACAGCCAATGAATTGGGGACATCCTACACTCAATCGGCAGAACAAGCAGATTTGTCTAACGCATCAGCTCAAGAAACTTTAACCATAGTTGCAACAGGGAACGCTGCTGTAGAAAAAATTCGTTTAGAAGTGATCAATGTTCAAAAACAAGTCGAATTAATGGCCAATAAGATTCTGGAGTTAACTGAGCAAATCGATCAAATTGGCGAAGTTTCGGATGTTGTTCGTAGCATTGCGAATCAAACCAATATGTTAGCATTAAATGCGTCTGTGGAAGCGGTAAGAGCTGGAGAAGGTGGTAAAGGGTTTTCTGTGATTGCGGTGGAAATTCGTAAGTTGGCCGATCAAAGTCGAGACTCTACAGTGGATATCAATAATCGGGTACTGGAAATTCAAAAAGCTATTAATGGAACGACTCAGATTAGTCAAAAGGGTCAAGAAAGTGTACAAACTTGCTTTCAGATTACTGAAAATACGACCCAAACCTTTGAAGATGTCAAAAATTCAGTGACTGATGTTGTCCATAGTAACCAGCAAATTACGTTAAACTTAAAACAACAGTTAATTGGTGTAGAACAGCTCATTGAATCCATTACTCGTATCAATGCTGGGGCAAATAGTAATGCGAGTGCTTTAACTCAGATCAGTGATAGTATTCAACAGTTAAATAATGTGGCATTGGAGTTAAAGAGAATTGCTTAA
- the psb35 gene encoding photosystem II assembly protein Psb35, translated as MFILMEAGSFPLAFTLVYVVGFIAAVAIGSIAWYNSKRPAGWEDAEKPDYIPDVNKDNKDS; from the coding sequence ATGTTTATCCTCATGGAAGCCGGATCGTTTCCTCTGGCCTTTACGCTGGTTTATGTGGTGGGATTTATTGCTGCGGTGGCGATCGGTTCGATCGCCTGGTACAACTCTAAACGTCCCGCAGGATGGGAGGATGCGGAAAAACCGGACTATATTCCGGACGTGAATAAAGATAACAAAGATTCTTAA
- a CDS encoding 16S rRNA (cytosine(967)-C(5))-methyltransferase: MPNANPRQVAFSILKEIDRRDTYTDVALNRGLSGAKLAKVDRGLVTELVYGVVRRRRSLDALISQFARKPIEEQPTDLRLIFHLGLYQLRYLDQIPAPAVVHTTVELAKNNGLRGLSGVVNGVLRQYMRSPGDPLKLPEPVAQRWAILHSYPDWIVEKWLTQLGEGETEQLCEWFNRPPTLDLRVNIHKISVEEVEKAFEEADIPVERLPYSPQGLRLLQRVGAVQQLPGFVQGWWSIQDGSAQLVGYLVDPQPGEVVIDGCAAPGGKTTHLAELMGDRGTIWGCDRQQSRLKKVSQNAQRLDLHSIQTRVGDIREMADFTGKGDRVLVDAPCSGLGTLHRHADARWRQSPESIEQLSVLQQELLEKAATWVKPGGILVYSTCTLDPQENEQVIGRFLDQNSQWKIDLVQSRQRCRALSPEPLAPLSTPEGWIKVWPHRHQMDGFFMARLQLS, encoded by the coding sequence ATGCCTAACGCCAATCCTCGTCAAGTTGCCTTTTCAATTCTCAAGGAGATCGATCGCCGCGATACCTATACGGATGTGGCCTTAAATCGGGGGTTGAGTGGGGCCAAATTGGCGAAGGTAGACCGAGGTTTGGTAACGGAGTTGGTGTATGGGGTGGTGCGACGCAGGCGATCGCTCGATGCGCTTATTAGTCAGTTTGCCCGTAAACCGATTGAGGAACAACCAACCGATTTACGATTAATCTTTCATTTAGGATTGTATCAACTGCGCTATTTGGATCAAATCCCAGCTCCTGCGGTAGTGCATACGACAGTGGAGTTGGCGAAAAATAATGGTTTGCGGGGTTTGTCCGGGGTGGTGAATGGGGTATTGCGGCAGTATATGAGATCGCCTGGCGATCCTCTGAAGTTACCCGAACCGGTAGCGCAACGGTGGGCTATTCTCCATAGTTATCCAGATTGGATCGTGGAAAAATGGTTAACCCAACTGGGAGAAGGGGAAACTGAGCAGTTGTGTGAGTGGTTTAACCGTCCTCCGACTCTGGATCTGCGAGTGAATATTCATAAAATCTCGGTGGAAGAGGTGGAAAAGGCGTTTGAGGAAGCTGATATTCCCGTGGAGCGACTCCCCTATTCTCCCCAAGGGTTGCGATTATTGCAACGGGTGGGAGCTGTGCAGCAGTTACCCGGTTTTGTGCAAGGATGGTGGAGTATTCAGGATGGGAGCGCCCAATTGGTGGGGTATTTGGTCGATCCGCAACCGGGGGAGGTGGTGATTGATGGCTGTGCTGCTCCTGGGGGTAAAACGACTCATTTAGCGGAGTTAATGGGCGATCGCGGTACAATTTGGGGATGCGATCGCCAACAGTCGCGCTTGAAAAAAGTTAGCCAAAATGCCCAAAGGCTGGATTTACACAGTATTCAAACTCGTGTAGGGGATATACGCGAGATGGCCGATTTTACTGGAAAAGGCGATCGCGTGTTGGTGGATGCCCCCTGTTCCGGGTTAGGGACACTCCACCGTCATGCCGATGCACGGTGGAGACAGTCTCCAGAGTCCATTGAGCAGTTATCCGTGCTACAACAAGAACTGCTCGAAAAAGCCGCCACTTGGGTGAAACCGGGGGGAATTTTGGTCTACTCCACTTGTACCCTTGACCCCCAGGAAAACGAGCAGGTGATTGGCCGCTTTTTAGACCAGAACTCTCAATGGAAAATTGACCTGGTGCAATCGCGTCAGCGATGCAGAGCATTATCGCCCGAACCCCTAGCCCCTTTATCCACTCCTGAAGGCTGGATTAAAGTTTGGCCCCACCGTCATCAGATGGATGGCTTTTTTATGGCACGCTTGCAATTAAGCTAA
- the leuC gene encoding 3-isopropylmalate dehydratase large subunit, whose amino-acid sequence MSKGTLFDKVWNNHKVGTLPSGQTQLFIGLHLIHEVTSPQAFAMLRERNLKVLFPDRTVATVDHIVPTENQARPFADTLAEEMMQALEQSVEEHGIRFYNVGSGNQGIVHVIAPEQGMTQPGMTIACGDSHTSTHGAFGAIAFGIGTSQVRDVLASQTLALDKLKVRRIEVNGSLHPGVYAKDVILHIIRKLGVKGGVGYAYEYAGTTLEQMSMEERMTICNMSIEGGARCGYVNPDRVTFDYLKGREFAPQGESWDKAVQWWQSIRSDADAEYDDVVVFKAEDIPPTVTWGITPGQGIGVDEVVPTPEKLNDGDRLLAEEAYKYMKLEPGKAIAGTPIDVCFIGSCTNGRLSDLREAAKFAQGHQVAPHVKAFVVPGSEVVKQQAEAEGLDKIFTEAGFEWRNAGCSMCLAMNPDKLEGDQISASSSNRNFKGRQGSSSGRTLLMSPAMVVAAAISGQVCDVRKLL is encoded by the coding sequence ATGAGCAAGGGCACGCTATTTGATAAAGTCTGGAACAACCACAAGGTTGGCACACTTCCTTCTGGACAAACTCAACTGTTTATCGGACTACATCTGATCCACGAGGTGACCAGTCCCCAAGCGTTTGCCATGCTGCGGGAGAGAAATTTAAAGGTCTTGTTTCCCGATCGCACTGTCGCTACGGTCGATCATATCGTCCCCACAGAAAACCAGGCTCGCCCCTTCGCAGACACTTTAGCCGAAGAGATGATGCAAGCGTTGGAACAGAGCGTTGAAGAACATGGAATTCGTTTCTATAATGTGGGGTCGGGAAACCAAGGCATTGTCCATGTGATCGCCCCAGAACAAGGAATGACGCAACCCGGAATGACGATCGCCTGTGGAGATAGCCATACCTCAACCCATGGCGCATTTGGGGCGATCGCCTTTGGCATAGGAACCAGCCAAGTCCGGGATGTTTTGGCTTCCCAAACCCTAGCCCTAGACAAGCTCAAAGTGCGCCGGATCGAGGTCAATGGCAGCCTGCATCCGGGGGTTTATGCCAAAGATGTGATCCTCCACATTATCCGCAAACTGGGCGTTAAAGGGGGCGTAGGCTATGCCTATGAGTATGCCGGAACTACCCTAGAACAGATGTCCATGGAAGAGCGGATGACGATCTGCAATATGTCCATCGAAGGGGGAGCCAGATGTGGCTATGTAAACCCCGATCGCGTCACATTTGACTATCTAAAAGGACGGGAATTTGCTCCCCAAGGGGAAAGCTGGGATAAAGCCGTGCAATGGTGGCAGAGTATCCGCTCTGATGCTGATGCAGAATATGATGATGTGGTGGTGTTTAAGGCTGAAGACATTCCACCAACGGTCACCTGGGGCATTACTCCCGGTCAAGGGATAGGAGTCGATGAAGTGGTTCCCACCCCAGAGAAGCTCAACGACGGCGATCGGCTCTTAGCTGAAGAAGCCTATAAATATATGAAACTCGAACCCGGAAAGGCGATCGCCGGAACCCCCATCGATGTCTGCTTCATCGGCAGTTGTACCAATGGCCGCCTCAGCGACCTGCGGGAAGCCGCCAAATTTGCCCAAGGTCATCAAGTCGCCCCCCACGTCAAAGCCTTTGTGGTTCCCGGTTCAGAAGTCGTCAAGCAACAAGCTGAAGCAGAAGGCTTAGATAAAATCTTTACCGAAGCCGGGTTTGAATGGCGCAATGCCGGATGTTCCATGTGTTTAGCCATGAACCCCGATAAACTCGAAGGGGATCAAATCAGCGCCTCCTCCTCCAACCGCAACTTCAAAGGCCGTCAGGGGTCTTCCTCCGGTCGCACCCTACTCATGAGTCCCGCCATGGTCGTCGCTGCGGCCATCTCCGGTCAAGTTTGTGACGTGCGAAAACTGCTATAG